From Calothrix sp. PCC 6303, a single genomic window includes:
- a CDS encoding ShlB/FhaC/HecB family hemolysin secretion/activation protein has product MPLYKLSSGLIHLTRYLHDVILDFPWFSVFAKSGQSSIVQSLSYLILSGIPAQAQIPPQDVIPPSTPPTIPQLPPKLPPANELLNPGKLEPETSQPLQKPVSGDFFVKSFQVEGSTIFSQGELSEVLKPYTNQRLSLTQLLQARSLITQLYLDRGYLTSGAVIIPQTLDDSVVKIKIVEGELEAINILGLGRLQPDYVRSRIALASKKPLNIPRLLKALQLLQSDPLIGNLSAQLITGSRFGLNLLEIEIKQPDTFSSQISLDNSRSPSVGSVRRRFQVTEGSLLGLGDSLSVGYSQTNGSDGLDFSYNLPVNAYNGALNFSYGSASSNIIEKPFQRLDIGSNSRYYDLSFQQPLIQTPSKNFTLGLSLSRRESETSLLNKPYSLSVGANAKGETRVSAVRFSQEWTSRNSRQVIAARSQFSFGVDAFDATINDDAPDSRFVTWRGQGQWVRLLSQSTSLLLRGDFQLSDRKLLSSEQFALGGLSSVRGYRQDFLLADNGLLLSAEARVPVWEKSKTTLHLVPFFDLGSAWNSGGKNPLTNNILAGVGLGLQLTSDRITARLDWGFPLVSVDSRDHTWQESGLYFSITTSPF; this is encoded by the coding sequence ATGCCACTATACAAGTTATCTTCAGGCTTGATCCATTTAACACGTTACTTGCATGATGTTATTTTAGATTTTCCTTGGTTTAGTGTTTTTGCGAAATCTGGGCAAAGCTCGATTGTACAATCACTGAGTTACTTAATATTAAGCGGTATTCCTGCTCAAGCTCAGATTCCACCACAAGATGTTATTCCCCCTTCAACTCCTCCCACTATCCCCCAATTACCGCCAAAGTTACCACCTGCAAACGAACTGTTGAATCCAGGTAAGCTGGAACCAGAAACTTCTCAACCATTACAAAAACCGGTTTCTGGGGATTTTTTTGTAAAATCTTTCCAGGTTGAGGGTAGTACGATATTTTCTCAAGGGGAGTTGAGCGAGGTTCTCAAACCTTATACTAATCAGCGTCTTTCCTTAACGCAATTACTCCAAGCCCGTTCGCTCATTACACAACTATATCTCGACCGTGGTTACTTAACTTCCGGCGCTGTAATTATTCCCCAAACCCTCGATGATAGTGTAGTTAAAATCAAGATTGTGGAGGGAGAATTAGAAGCTATTAATATTTTGGGGTTAGGTCGTCTCCAGCCTGATTATGTCCGAAGTCGGATTGCTTTGGCAAGTAAAAAGCCTCTAAATATACCTCGTTTACTTAAAGCTTTACAGCTTTTACAATCAGATCCATTAATTGGAAATTTGTCAGCGCAATTAATAACTGGTTCTCGTTTTGGGTTAAACCTGTTGGAAATCGAGATTAAACAACCTGATACCTTTAGTAGCCAAATTAGCTTGGATAATAGCCGTTCCCCTAGCGTTGGTAGTGTTCGTCGTCGTTTCCAAGTTACAGAAGGGAGTTTATTGGGCTTAGGAGATAGTTTATCAGTTGGTTATAGTCAAACGAATGGAAGTGACGGCTTAGATTTTAGTTACAACTTACCAGTCAATGCCTACAATGGAGCCTTAAATTTTTCCTATGGAAGTGCATCCAGCAATATTATCGAAAAACCGTTTCAGCGTTTGGATATTGGCTCAAATTCTCGCTACTACGATTTGAGCTTTCAGCAACCACTGATTCAAACTCCTAGCAAAAACTTTACCTTGGGTTTGAGTTTATCACGGCGGGAAAGTGAAACATCGTTACTAAATAAACCTTATTCCCTTTCTGTAGGTGCAAATGCCAAAGGGGAAACGCGGGTTTCGGCAGTGCGGTTTTCTCAGGAATGGACATCCCGAAATAGCCGTCAAGTTATTGCTGCGCGATCGCAATTTAGTTTCGGTGTTGATGCTTTCGATGCTACCATCAATGACGATGCTCCCGATAGCCGTTTTGTTACCTGGCGTGGTCAAGGTCAATGGGTACGTCTACTGTCACAGAGTACGTCACTTTTATTACGTGGTGATTTTCAGTTATCTGACCGAAAACTTCTATCATCAGAGCAATTTGCTCTCGGTGGTTTAAGTAGTGTTAGGGGTTATCGCCAAGACTTTTTACTCGCAGACAACGGTTTATTACTGTCAGCAGAAGCCCGTGTTCCTGTGTGGGAAAAGTCAAAAACCACACTTCATTTAGTTCCCTTTTTTGATCTCGGTAGTGCTTGGAATAGTGGCGGGAAAAATCCCCTCACAAATAACATCCTGGCAGGAGTTGGACTAGGCTTGCAGCTAACAAGCGATCGCATAACTGCACGACTGGATTGGGGATTCCCTCTGGTATCGGTAGATTCCCGTGATCATACGTGGCAAGAAAGCGGATTGTATTTTTCAATCACAACAAGTCCGTTTTAA
- a CDS encoding RNA-guided endonuclease InsQ/TnpB family protein — MKTLKFKLYQHKRNRFLKRSINAAGIIYNHCIALHKRYYRMWGKHLPSAKLQSHIAKLRKRKEFWQLVGSQAVQDICQRIEKAYQLFFKHNKKGVRPPGFKKVKKYKSFTLKQAGYKFLGSNRVKIGSRVYQFWKSREIEGTVKTLTIKRTPLGELFMVVVVLTKFDGTETDPADFALDEGSKPEVEVKTSKIAGFDFGLRTFLTCSNGAEIESPQFLKQSLKILKSASRHHSRKVKGVSFGDATRTANRERARKNLVRKYEDISNRRRDWFWKLAHELTDKFDILCFETLNLKGMQRLWGRKISDLAFGEFLQILEWVAKKKNKLVVFIDQWYPSSKTCSQCGHVLEKLDLSVREWRCPSCQSVNGRDENAAKNIQAVGASTVSLGDVRQASPAIAA; from the coding sequence ATGAAAACACTGAAGTTCAAGTTATATCAACACAAGCGGAATAGATTTCTCAAGCGGTCAATCAATGCTGCTGGGATAATCTACAACCACTGTATTGCTCTCCACAAAAGATATTATCGGATGTGGGGTAAACACTTGCCGAGCGCAAAACTTCAGTCTCATATTGCAAAACTTCGTAAGCGCAAAGAGTTTTGGCAGTTAGTAGGTTCTCAAGCAGTGCAAGATATTTGTCAACGCATTGAGAAAGCCTACCAGTTGTTTTTTAAACACAACAAAAAAGGAGTTAGACCGCCAGGATTTAAGAAGGTAAAAAAGTATAAGTCATTCACTCTAAAGCAAGCAGGATATAAGTTTTTAGGTAGCAATAGGGTAAAAATTGGTAGTCGAGTTTATCAGTTTTGGAAGTCTAGAGAGATTGAGGGAACAGTCAAAACCTTGACCATAAAGCGTACACCTTTGGGTGAGTTGTTTATGGTTGTGGTTGTTCTTACAAAGTTCGACGGGACGGAAACCGACCCCGCCGACTTTGCGCTTGATGAAGGCAGTAAACCAGAAGTTGAAGTTAAGACGAGTAAAATCGCTGGTTTTGATTTTGGTTTGCGTACATTCCTCACTTGTTCAAATGGAGCTGAAATTGAGTCTCCCCAATTCCTCAAGCAATCGCTGAAAATACTAAAGAGCGCAAGTCGTCACCACTCCAGAAAAGTAAAAGGTGTCTCCTTCGGAGACGCTACGCGAACGGCTAACCGAGAACGGGCAAGGAAAAATTTAGTACGCAAATACGAAGATATTTCTAACCGTAGGCGTGATTGGTTTTGGAAGTTAGCCCATGAATTAACTGACAAGTTTGATATTCTCTGCTTTGAAACCCTAAATCTCAAGGGAATGCAACGTCTTTGGGGTAGAAAAATCTCAGATTTGGCTTTCGGTGAGTTTCTACAAATATTAGAATGGGTTGCTAAGAAGAAAAACAAATTAGTTGTGTTCATTGACCAATGGTATCCCAGCAGTAAGACTTGTTCTCAGTGTGGACACGTTCTAGAAAAACTAGATTTATCAGTTCGAGAGTGGCGTTGTCCCTCTTGTCAATCGGTTAATGGAAGAGACGAAAACGCCGCTAAAAATATTCAAGCAGTCGGGGCATCGACTGTTAGCTTAGGTGATGTCAGACAGGCTAGTCCTGCAATTGCTGCTTGA
- a CDS encoding HlyD family secretion protein, producing the protein MEYSNSPTKVEQLDTKVEGGKIVLLEPTIPVVETLEVQQSPSVSEKLNVLRLILLTLFGASAIALSIIGLRRWQYAQSYEETSRAYVTNNTSSVYSRIYGKVLKVNVKNNKIVKKGSILANLDPQEYQTKLRQAEANLVISTEQARVLQLKFNAASQSLQKKKKDQTPQPQLDASIAQALTRLKIAQIQLRQFETKFIPSELNYQRINKLHQAGFVNITVVNQAKSKYDKNFIQRQKLLAQIAAQQNVVKLEANKLETATQKPDISQQVEARLQQANLQQEYEISRLHQLAGKSAIAQAEKQLKIAKYQLSYTKIVAPIDAKVDIVRVQVGDKIKQKQHLIALEQQKPWITANFESNQLKRIKAGQNVQIQINSLPNQIFSGKIQKILPPNKLYQSQTPVQITFNTKPSQAEQSKIISGVPATVKVQLKNK; encoded by the coding sequence ATGGAATACTCAAATTCTCCAACCAAGGTAGAACAGTTAGATACCAAAGTAGAAGGAGGAAAAATCGTCCTTTTAGAACCAACAATACCAGTTGTTGAAACTTTGGAAGTTCAACAATCCCCGTCAGTTAGTGAAAAATTAAATGTTCTTCGGCTGATTCTGCTAACCTTGTTTGGTGCTAGTGCGATCGCACTCTCAATTATCGGCTTACGTCGCTGGCAATATGCCCAAAGTTATGAGGAAACTAGTCGCGCATATGTGACTAATAATACTAGTTCTGTTTATTCGAGAATTTATGGTAAGGTATTAAAAGTCAACGTTAAAAACAATAAAATTGTCAAAAAAGGTTCAATTCTAGCTAATTTAGACCCCCAAGAGTATCAAACTAAGTTACGACAAGCCGAGGCTAATTTAGTTATATCTACTGAGCAAGCAAGAGTTTTACAGTTAAAGTTTAACGCGGCATCTCAAAGTCTGCAAAAAAAGAAAAAAGATCAAACACCGCAACCACAACTTGATGCGAGTATTGCCCAAGCATTAACAAGATTAAAAATTGCTCAAATTCAATTACGTCAATTTGAAACTAAGTTTATTCCCTCAGAACTAAATTATCAGCGCATTAACAAGTTACACCAAGCCGGATTTGTCAACATCACAGTTGTCAATCAAGCTAAATCGAAGTATGACAAGAATTTCATACAACGTCAAAAATTATTAGCACAAATTGCAGCACAGCAAAATGTAGTTAAGTTGGAAGCAAATAAGTTGGAAACCGCTACACAAAAACCTGATATTAGCCAGCAAGTAGAAGCACGGCTCCAACAAGCAAACCTTCAGCAGGAATATGAGATTAGTAGATTACATCAGCTTGCAGGCAAAAGCGCGATCGCGCAAGCCGAAAAACAACTAAAAATTGCTAAATATCAACTCAGCTACACAAAAATAGTCGCCCCCATAGATGCCAAGGTCGATATAGTTCGGGTACAAGTAGGAGATAAAATCAAACAAAAGCAACACCTAATTGCCCTAGAACAGCAAAAACCTTGGATAACCGCTAACTTTGAATCAAACCAGTTAAAAAGAATCAAAGCTGGACAAAACGTCCAAATTCAAATTAACTCTCTACCAAATCAAATTTTTTCCGGCAAAATTCAAAAAATCCTCCCCCCTAACAAGCTTTACCAATCACAAACACCCGTACAAATCACCTTTAACACAAAACCTTCACAAGCTGAACAATCCAAAATTATCTCCGGTGTCCCAGCAACAGTTAAAGTACAATTAAAAAATAAGTAA
- a CDS encoding RDD family protein: MSLNNPYAGIFKRFVATLIDGIILIFLQVIPFGFPPKEYNNVQDIMHGLFSLVFSWLYFSMMESSSLQATFGKKLLEICVTNKNGQRISFAQASVRYFGKAIWLVVLFVGIFIGVLGQSTGAEDSPYFIITALLALISFLILVIGYSMAWFTPEKQALHDIIARCLVVNDQGQNRKINWTPLAVLLVVSTLVGRIVLSQLPTTNFVSENSGVNSASAPQETTSVAPTSSPVRTPETTDSIAPQETINIPTKVMAFLEGVTLDDIKVSNFDAPRTYKLCGKPLLILNPGSNDNITGDFKLEWATRGDTYVGRLKMQDQSGKMRIVTLEAGNLKVVDQTMQLYKSAKGYILLGFNPINVETQQQDKTYSADNLIMRRELDQTVTIINCDDSGESSPVIFESFTSNQGTTN; this comes from the coding sequence ATGTCTTTAAATAATCCTTATGCTGGAATTTTTAAAAGATTTGTAGCCACTTTAATTGATGGAATTATCTTAATTTTTTTACAGGTTATCCCTTTTGGATTTCCTCCTAAAGAATATAATAATGTCCAAGACATTATGCATGGTCTATTTAGCTTGGTATTTTCTTGGCTCTACTTTTCTATGATGGAAAGTTCCAGCCTCCAAGCTACATTTGGAAAAAAGTTACTAGAGATTTGTGTCACCAATAAAAATGGACAGAGAATCTCTTTTGCTCAAGCCTCAGTAAGATATTTTGGCAAGGCTATCTGGCTAGTTGTTCTTTTTGTTGGGATTTTTATTGGAGTATTAGGACAAAGTACAGGAGCAGAAGATTCTCCATACTTTATTATTACTGCATTACTAGCTCTAATTTCATTTTTGATTTTGGTAATCGGTTATTCAATGGCTTGGTTTACACCAGAAAAACAAGCTCTCCATGATATTATCGCTAGATGTTTAGTGGTTAATGATCAAGGGCAAAATAGAAAGATTAACTGGACTCCATTGGCAGTTTTATTAGTTGTTTCCACTTTAGTTGGTAGGATAGTTTTATCCCAATTGCCAACAACTAATTTCGTATCGGAAAATTCAGGTGTAAATTCTGCTAGCGCTCCTCAAGAAACAACATCCGTAGCACCAACATCTTCACCAGTAAGGACTCCCGAAACAACAGATTCTATTGCACCCCAAGAAACAATTAATATTCCGACTAAAGTCATGGCTTTTTTAGAAGGAGTCACATTAGATGATATCAAAGTTAGTAATTTTGATGCTCCTCGCACATATAAACTCTGTGGAAAACCTTTACTAATACTTAATCCTGGTAGTAACGATAATATTACTGGAGATTTTAAGCTGGAATGGGCTACAAGGGGAGATACTTATGTGGGGAGATTGAAAATGCAAGATCAGTCAGGAAAAATGCGAATTGTGACTCTTGAAGCAGGAAATCTTAAGGTGGTTGATCAAACTATGCAGTTATATAAATCTGCGAAAGGATATATTTTGCTAGGTTTTAACCCCATAAATGTGGAAACTCAACAGCAGGATAAAACCTATTCTGCTGATAATCTAATTATGCGTCGAGAACTGGATCAAACTGTCACAATTATTAATTGTGATGATAGTGGGGAAAGTTCACCTGTGATTTTTGAAAGCTTTACAAGCAACCAAGGGACGACGAACTGA
- a CDS encoding protein kinase domain-containing protein, whose product MSGNNLIGSTLRGRYYITDKLGEGGIGETFLALDRDQPGNYKCVIKRLKPQNSSQSAIRWLQQSFQREATTLQRLGTHDQIPRLLAFFEENQEFFLVQEFIDGNMLRAEFSLGKQWSESQVIYLMRDILEVLSFVHQQSVIHRDLKPENLIRRGSDRKIILIDFGAVKEISTQVFNTQGQIVATTFVIGTPGYMPVEQLQQNAMLCSDIYAVGMIGIEALTGIFPTNLLDSYSGQINWRLQAQVRPEVADILDTMIAYHPSQRYQSASVALEAILELTNTVQKFPTPIPIPIPTPIPSRVPAITSPSPGIIKYAGFSRRIAAYCIDFCILIIASLLLDLSQSGVPTTGSDGEFLGRIIGYYIMLGFLYCPVMESFQTQATLGKMALGIMVTDIHGQRISWGQATKRHVSKLVSYITFFIGFFMGGFTKEKQTLHDKISKCLVVRKD is encoded by the coding sequence ATGTCTGGAAACAATCTGATTGGATCAACGCTTCGCGGACGTTATTACATCACAGATAAATTGGGAGAGGGTGGTATTGGTGAGACTTTTCTAGCTTTGGATAGGGATCAGCCAGGAAATTATAAATGTGTGATTAAAAGACTGAAACCTCAGAACTCAAGTCAGTCTGCTATTAGGTGGTTACAACAGTCTTTTCAAAGGGAAGCAACTACACTGCAAAGATTGGGAACGCATGATCAAATTCCTCGACTTTTGGCTTTTTTTGAAGAAAATCAGGAATTTTTTCTAGTTCAAGAATTTATTGATGGGAATATGCTGAGGGCTGAGTTTAGCCTGGGTAAGCAGTGGAGTGAAAGTCAAGTTATTTACTTGATGCGAGATATTTTAGAGGTGTTGAGTTTTGTACATCAGCAAAGTGTAATTCACCGCGACTTAAAACCAGAAAACTTGATTCGCCGTGGAAGCGATCGCAAGATCATTTTAATCGACTTTGGAGCCGTTAAAGAAATCAGTACCCAAGTCTTTAACACTCAAGGACAAATTGTCGCTACTACTTTTGTTATTGGTACACCTGGATATATGCCAGTTGAACAACTTCAACAAAATGCGATGTTATGTAGTGACATCTATGCGGTTGGTATGATTGGTATTGAAGCACTGACAGGTATATTTCCCACCAATCTCCTGGATTCCTATAGCGGACAAATTAATTGGAGACTTCAAGCCCAGGTTAGACCCGAAGTAGCCGATATTCTCGATACAATGATAGCCTATCACCCCAGTCAAAGATATCAATCAGCATCAGTAGCTTTGGAAGCAATCTTGGAATTGACAAATACAGTCCAAAAATTTCCTACACCCATTCCCATACCAATACCTACTCCCATCCCCTCACGAGTTCCAGCTATAACTTCTCCTTCTCCAGGAATTATTAAATATGCCGGTTTTTCACGCAGAATTGCTGCATATTGTATAGATTTTTGTATATTAATTATTGCTAGTTTACTCCTTGATTTAAGCCAATCTGGTGTTCCGACAACGGGAAGTGATGGAGAATTTTTAGGCAGAATAATTGGATATTACATCATGTTGGGATTTTTGTATTGTCCAGTAATGGAAAGCTTTCAAACCCAAGCGACCCTGGGAAAAATGGCACTAGGAATCATGGTGACAGATATCCATGGTCAAAGAATATCTTGGGGACAAGCGACTAAAAGACATGTGAGCAAACTAGTTTCTTACATAACTTTTTTCATTGGTTTTTTCATGGGTGGTTTTACCAAAGAAAAACAAACTTTGCATGACAAAATATCCAAATGTCTCGTTGTGAGGAAAGATTAA
- a CDS encoding glutathione peroxidase: protein MGSNISDITVKTIDGQDKKISEYAGKVLLIVNVASYCGYTGQYSGLEQLNKKYHDAGLRVLGFPCNDFGAQEPGTNEEIVQFCQRNYGVSFEIFDKVKAKGGDKHPLYDKLINSVEPKGDVSWNFEKFLVNKQGEVVARFKSGTTPEASELSQLIETELAK from the coding sequence ATGGGTAGCAACATCTCAGATATCACAGTTAAAACCATTGATGGACAAGACAAAAAAATCAGTGAATATGCAGGCAAAGTCCTACTAATCGTCAATGTTGCTTCCTATTGCGGGTACACAGGACAATATAGCGGACTTGAACAACTCAACAAAAAATATCATGATGCAGGTTTACGAGTATTAGGGTTTCCCTGTAATGATTTTGGCGCACAAGAACCAGGGACAAATGAGGAGATTGTTCAGTTCTGCCAACGAAATTATGGTGTGAGTTTTGAAATATTTGATAAAGTCAAAGCTAAAGGTGGCGATAAACATCCACTTTATGACAAACTCATCAACTCTGTTGAACCCAAAGGTGATGTTTCTTGGAACTTTGAGAAATTTCTAGTGAATAAACAGGGTGAAGTAGTTGCTAGATTTAAAAGTGGCACAACACCTGAAGCATCAGAATTAAGTCAACTCATCGAAACCGAATTAGCCAAATAG
- a CDS encoding NAD-dependent epimerase/dehydratase family protein: protein MNIAIIGCGYVGSAVAKYWHQKMTLMVTATTTTPEKIHELAAFTQKAILLKGDEEEKLQNILKNQDCVLLSIAPGQNNTYEEAYLKTAKNIVKFLENTSVKHLIYTSTCSVYGDQNGMLVDEETAIKPSTKNGEILKQTEQTLLSAANDNLHVCILRLGGIYGAGRELVKIYSRVAGKIRPGTGDEPSNWIHLDDIVGAIELARSQNLSGIYNVVDEENLLNREVIARVCETHNLEPVIWDSSQPSKRNYYARISNQKLKNAGYKFIHPQMTF, encoded by the coding sequence ATGAATATTGCAATTATCGGTTGTGGTTATGTTGGTTCAGCAGTTGCAAAATACTGGCACCAAAAAATGACATTAATGGTGACAGCAACCACAACAACGCCTGAAAAAATTCACGAATTAGCCGCTTTTACTCAAAAAGCCATATTATTGAAAGGTGATGAAGAAGAAAAACTACAGAACATTCTCAAAAACCAAGATTGTGTGCTTTTAAGTATTGCTCCAGGACAGAATAATACATACGAAGAAGCATATTTAAAAACTGCAAAAAACATAGTTAAATTTTTAGAGAACACTTCAGTAAAACATTTAATATACACAAGTACATGTTCAGTATATGGGGATCAAAATGGCATGTTAGTTGATGAAGAAACAGCCATAAAACCCAGTACTAAAAATGGAGAAATCCTCAAGCAAACCGAGCAAACTCTACTATCAGCTGCTAATGATAATTTGCATGTTTGTATATTGCGTTTGGGAGGTATTTATGGAGCAGGACGTGAACTAGTGAAAATTTACAGTAGAGTAGCTGGAAAAATCCGTCCAGGGACTGGTGACGAACCATCAAATTGGATCCATTTGGATGATATTGTGGGAGCTATTGAATTAGCGCGATCGCAAAATTTATCAGGCATTTATAATGTAGTGGATGAAGAAAACCTTTTAAACCGTGAGGTCATTGCTCGTGTATGTGAAACACATAACCTAGAACCCGTAATCTGGGATTCTTCTCAACCAAGTAAACGAAACTATTATGCGAGAATCTCGAATCAAAAGTTAAAAAATGCTGGTTACAAATTTATTCACCCTCAGATGACATTTTAA
- a CDS encoding alpha/beta fold hydrolase, translating to MITQDAKTNSTEFYTWRNYNCSYEVNYCGNVNQSGTPLLLIHAIGVGLSRNFWQRFSQEWVNKGNKNTIYIPDLIGCGESDMPAVAFTPIDWAEQLQSFIETVIQKPVILVVQGALLPAAIELAEKDPNLVAGFVLAGPPTWSLITTARAKWQQNLTWTILSSPLGNLFYRYARTENFLGNFSRKRLFASADTVDKEWLDTLHVGSRNMASRYAVFSFLAGFWRNGYYEQISQMEQPTLVVMGENASSIGKKGKQETPDERLTEYLNCLPNAQGLKISGRNVLPYESTSEFVQAITPFIQSIN from the coding sequence ATGATTACTCAAGATGCAAAAACCAACTCAACTGAATTCTATACCTGGCGTAACTACAACTGTTCCTATGAAGTCAACTATTGCGGTAATGTGAATCAATCTGGAACACCCTTATTACTAATTCATGCTATTGGTGTGGGATTATCTCGAAATTTTTGGCAACGTTTTTCTCAGGAATGGGTTAACAAAGGAAATAAAAATACTATTTATATTCCTGATTTAATTGGTTGTGGTGAAAGTGATATGCCTGCGGTTGCTTTTACCCCCATAGATTGGGCTGAACAGCTACAATCTTTTATCGAAACAGTTATACAAAAACCTGTAATTTTAGTTGTTCAAGGTGCTTTATTACCAGCGGCTATTGAACTAGCAGAAAAAGATCCCAATCTAGTAGCTGGATTTGTTCTTGCTGGACCCCCAACTTGGTCATTAATTACTACAGCAAGAGCAAAATGGCAACAAAATTTAACATGGACAATTTTAAGTTCTCCATTGGGAAATTTGTTTTATCGTTATGCGAGAACTGAAAATTTTCTCGGTAATTTTTCTAGAAAAAGGCTATTTGCTTCAGCGGATACGGTAGATAAAGAGTGGTTAGATACCCTACATGTGGGTTCGAGAAATATGGCAAGTCGTTATGCAGTATTTTCTTTCTTAGCAGGATTCTGGCGTAATGGATATTATGAACAAATTAGTCAGATGGAACAACCAACCCTAGTAGTGATGGGTGAAAATGCATCAAGTATTGGTAAAAAAGGTAAGCAGGAAACACCAGATGAACGATTAACAGAATATCTGAATTGTTTACCTAATGCACAAGGATTAAAGATTAGTGGTAGAAATGTTTTGCCTTACGAATCAACCTCAGAATTTGTGCAAGCAATTACGCCATTTATCCAAAGTATTAATTAA
- a CDS encoding helix-turn-helix domain-containing protein, producing MDMQVLRERAGLSRAEVAFRLAISETSVRNWEAGRTEPTMTPKKYVEALRLFKCTPQELADASEKSINQRHKRKPGRPRRFPDNQVAQVTEILVNS from the coding sequence ATGGATATGCAAGTCCTGAGAGAGCGGGCGGGACTCAGCCGTGCAGAGGTTGCCTTCAGGCTTGCAATCAGTGAGACTAGTGTACGGAATTGGGAGGCTGGGCGTACTGAACCAACTATGACCCCGAAGAAGTATGTAGAAGCACTGCGATTATTCAAATGTACACCCCAAGAATTGGCGGATGCCAGTGAAAAGTCTATAAACCAAAGACATAAACGCAAACCAGGTAGACCGCGAAGATTCCCTGATAACCAGGTAGCGCAAGTTACAGAAATTCTCGTAAATAGTTAA
- a CDS encoding alpha-ketoacid dehydrogenase subunit beta: MAETLFFNALREAIDEEMARDVTVMVMGEDVGHYGGSYKVTKDLYKKYGDFRVLDTPIAENSFTGMAVGAAMTGLRPIIEGMNMGFLLLAFNQISNNAGMLRYTSGGNYQIPMVIRGPGGVGRQLGAEHSQRLEAYFQAVPGLKIVACSTPYNAKGLLKAAIRDNNPVLFFEHVLLYNLKEDLPEEEYILPLDKAEIVRPGKDVTILTYSRMRHHVMQAMKNIEKAGYDPEVIDLISLKPLDFDTIGASIRKTHRVIIVEECMRTGGIGAELTASINDRLFDELDAPVLRLSSQDIPTPYNGALERLTIIQPEQIVEAVEKMVGLRV, translated from the coding sequence ATGGCAGAAACACTATTCTTTAACGCTCTGCGGGAAGCCATTGATGAGGAAATGGCGCGTGATGTAACGGTAATGGTAATGGGGGAAGATGTGGGACACTACGGTGGTTCCTACAAAGTGACAAAGGATCTGTATAAAAAGTACGGAGATTTTCGTGTTTTAGATACTCCGATTGCCGAAAATAGTTTTACAGGAATGGCTGTAGGGGCTGCTATGACTGGCTTACGCCCCATCATCGAAGGGATGAATATGGGGTTTCTCCTCTTGGCATTTAACCAGATTTCTAACAATGCTGGTATGCTGCGCTACACCTCCGGTGGTAACTACCAAATTCCTATGGTAATACGTGGTCCCGGTGGTGTAGGTAGACAACTGGGTGCAGAACATTCACAACGCTTAGAAGCCTATTTCCAAGCGGTTCCCGGCTTGAAAATTGTCGCTTGTTCCACTCCTTACAACGCCAAAGGACTCCTCAAAGCTGCCATCCGCGACAATAATCCGGTGTTGTTTTTTGAACATGTGCTGCTGTACAACCTCAAAGAAGATTTGCCAGAAGAAGAATATATCCTGCCATTAGACAAAGCTGAGATTGTCCGTCCTGGAAAAGATGTGACAATTTTGACTTATTCGCGGATGCGTCACCATGTGATGCAAGCCATGAAAAATATTGAGAAAGCGGGTTATGATCCGGAAGTCATAGATTTAATCTCCCTCAAACCCCTTGATTTTGACACAATTGGAGCCTCAATCCGCAAAACCCACCGCGTGATCATTGTGGAAGAATGTATGCGAACTGGGGGTATTGGTGCTGAACTAACAGCTTCGATTAATGATCGCTTATTTGATGAGTTGGATGCGCCAGTATTACGGCTATCATCCCAAGATATTCCCACACCTTACAATGGTGCTTTAGAAAGGTTGACAATTATTCAACCTGAGCAAATTGTGGAAGCTGTGGAAAAAATGGTCGGATTGCGCGTTTAG